One region of Clavibacter michiganensis subsp. tessellarius genomic DNA includes:
- the secG gene encoding preprotein translocase subunit SecG, protein MEILQVVLQVVLGITSLLLTMLILLHKGRGGGLSDMFGGGTTSSLGSSGVAERNLNRITVILGLVWVTCIVVLGLITKFDTGL, encoded by the coding sequence GTGGAAATCCTCCAGGTAGTCCTGCAGGTGGTTCTGGGAATCACCAGCCTCCTGCTGACCATGCTCATCCTGCTCCACAAGGGGCGGGGCGGCGGTCTCTCCGACATGTTCGGCGGCGGCACCACGTCGAGCCTCGGCTCGTCGGGCGTCGCCGAGCGGAACCTGAACCGCATCACCGTCATCCTCGGCCTCGTCTGGGTCACGTGCATCGTGGTCCTCGGGCTGATCACCAAGTTCGACACCGGATTGTAG
- the tpiA gene encoding triose-phosphate isomerase yields MAVTDRPQGRTPLIAGNWKMNLDHLQAIAFVQKLAWSLKDAKHEATDAEVAVFPPFTDIRSVQTLVTADKLEIAYGAQDVSAQESGAYTGEISATFLAQLACRYVIVGHSERRTLHGETDEQVAAKSAAAVQHGIVPVICVGETAADLEEHGASAVPVAQLRVALQGLPKGADVVVAYEPVWAIGSGTAATPEQAQQVAAPLRAVVAELLGDEAAQATRILYGGSVKSGNIAGFLREPDVDGALVGGASLDVQEFSAIVRFRSHVGV; encoded by the coding sequence ATGGCAGTGACCGATCGCCCGCAGGGGCGCACGCCCCTCATCGCGGGCAACTGGAAGATGAACCTGGACCACCTCCAGGCCATCGCGTTCGTGCAGAAGCTCGCCTGGAGCCTCAAGGACGCCAAGCACGAGGCGACGGACGCGGAGGTGGCGGTGTTCCCGCCCTTCACCGACATCCGCAGCGTGCAGACGCTGGTCACGGCCGACAAGCTGGAGATCGCGTACGGCGCGCAGGACGTGTCGGCGCAGGAGTCCGGCGCGTACACGGGCGAGATCTCGGCCACGTTCCTCGCGCAGCTCGCCTGCCGGTACGTCATCGTCGGCCACTCCGAGCGGCGCACGCTGCACGGGGAGACCGACGAGCAGGTGGCCGCGAAGTCGGCGGCCGCGGTGCAGCACGGCATCGTGCCCGTGATCTGCGTGGGCGAGACCGCGGCCGACCTCGAGGAGCACGGCGCGAGCGCCGTCCCCGTGGCCCAGCTCCGGGTCGCGCTCCAGGGCCTGCCGAAGGGCGCCGACGTCGTCGTCGCCTACGAGCCCGTCTGGGCCATCGGATCCGGCACGGCCGCGACGCCCGAGCAGGCGCAGCAGGTCGCGGCGCCCCTCCGCGCCGTCGTCGCGGAGCTGCTCGGCGACGAGGCGGCCCAGGCGACGCGGATCCTCTACGGCGGATCCGTGAAGTCCGGCAACATCGCGGGCTTCCTCCGGGAGCCCGACGTCGACGGCGCGCTCGTCGGCGGCGCCAGCCTGGACGTGCAGGAGTTCTCCGCCATCGTGCGGTTCCGCTCCCACGTCGGGGTCTGA
- a CDS encoding RNA polymerase-binding protein RbpA has translation MASGGSAIRGSRVGAGPMGEQDRGFHAERISISYWDALGNETVRHFAANLPEEEIPETIDSPQSGLPAGRDKANPPSVAKLEPYKTHLAYVKERRSEEEASQLLEEALEQLRARRGTVKATK, from the coding sequence ATGGCATCAGGAGGAAGCGCCATCCGCGGTTCGCGCGTCGGCGCGGGCCCCATGGGCGAGCAGGACCGCGGCTTCCACGCGGAGCGCATCTCGATTTCGTACTGGGACGCCCTCGGCAACGAGACCGTCCGCCACTTCGCGGCGAACCTGCCCGAGGAGGAGATCCCCGAGACCATCGACTCCCCGCAGTCGGGTCTCCCGGCCGGGCGCGACAAGGCCAACCCGCCGTCGGTCGCCAAGCTCGAGCCGTACAAGACGCACCTCGCGTACGTGAAGGAGCGTCGCAGCGAGGAGGAGGCGAGCCAGCTCCTCGAGGAGGCGCTGGAGCAGCTCCGCGCCCGCCGCGGCACCGTGAAGGCCACGAAGTAG